A genomic window from Drosophila nasuta strain 15112-1781.00 unplaced genomic scaffold, ASM2355853v1 ctg7_pilon_split, whole genome shotgun sequence includes:
- the LOC132798062 gene encoding protein elav isoform X3 produces the protein MMANTGAAGVDTQAQLMQSAAAAAAVAATNAAAPVQSAAAVAAAAQLQQQQQQVQQAILQVQQQQTQQAVAAAAAAVTQQLQQAQVAQQAVVQQQQQQQQQQVVQQQQQQVQQQQQQVQQQQQQQVQQQQQQVQQAVVAVQQQQQQQQQQQQQQQVQSNTNGNAGGAQNGSNGSTETRTNLIVNYLPQTMTEDEIRSLFSSVGEIESVKLIRDKSQVYIDPLNPQAPSKGQSLGYGFVNYVRPQDAEQAVNVLNGLRLQNKTIKVSFARPSSDAIKGANLYVSGLPKTMTQQELEAIFAPFGAIITSRILQNAGNDTQTKGVGFIRFDKREEATRAIIALNGTTPSSCTDPIVVKFSNTPGSTSKIIQPQLPAFLNPQLVRRIGGAMHTPVNKGLARFSPMAGDMLDVMLPNGLGAAAAAATTLASGPGGAYPIFIYNLAPETEEAALWQLFGPFGAVQSVKIVKDPTTNQCKGYGFVSMTNYDEAAMAIRALNGYTMGNRVLQVSFKTNKAK, from the coding sequence ATGATGGCAAATACAGGCGCCGCCGGCGTGGACACACAAGCCCAGCTAATGCAGAGTGCAGCGGCCGCTGCGGCGGTGGCAGCCACAAATGCCGCCGCGCCGGTTCAAAGTgcagcagcggtggcagcagcggcacaattgcaacagcagcagcaacaggtgCAACAGGCGATAttgcaagtgcagcagcagcagacacagCAAGcggttgccgctgccgccgctgcgGTGAcgcaacaattgcagcaggCGCAAGTGGCGCAGCAGGCGGtggtacaacaacaacaacagcaacagcagcagcaagtcgtgcagcaacagcagcagcaagtgcaacagcagcagcagcaagtgcaacagcagcaacagcagcaagtgcagcagcagcaacagcaagtgcAGCAAGCTGTGGTTGCCgtccagcaacagcagcagcaacagcaacaacagcagcaacagcagcaggtgcAGAGCAACACCAATGGCAACGCTGGCGGGGCACAGAAcggcagcaatggcagcacAGAGACGCGCACAAATCTCATTGTCAACTACTTGCCACAGACGATGACCGAGGACGAGATCCGATCGCTCTTCTCCAGCGTGGGCGAGATCGAGTCGGTGAAACTGATACGCGACAAGTCGCAGGTCTACATTGATCCACTCAATCCCCAAGCGCCCAGCAAGGGCCAGAGTCTCGGCTATGGCTTCGTCAACTATGTGCGTCCCCAGGACGCCGAGCAGGCGGTGAATGTACTCAATGGCCTGCGATTGCAGAACAAAACGATTAAAGTGTCATTTGCCCGACCCTCATCCGATGCCATCAAGGGTGCCAATCTGTATGTGTCTGGGCTGCCCAAAACGATGACCCAGCAGGAGCTGGAGGCGATCTTTGCCCCATTCGGTGCGATCATTACCTCACGCATTCTGCAGAATGCCGGCAACGATACACAAACCAAAGGTGTGGGCTTCATTCGCTTCGACAAGCGGGAGGAGGCCACCAGGGCGATCATTGCGCTGAATGGCACCACACCGAGCAGCTGCACTGATCCCATTGTTGTTAAGTTCTCGAATACGCCCGGCAGCACCAGCAAGATCATCCAGCCGCAATTGCCCGCTTTCCTCAATCCGCAACTTGTGCGACGCATTGGCGGCGCCATGCACACGCCTGTGAATAAAGGACTCGCCCGCTTCTCGCCCATGGCCGGCGACATGCTTGACGTGATGCTGCCCAATGGCCTGGGCGCAgctgcggcggcggcaacaACGCTCGCCAGCGGACCTGGCGGAGCGTATCCCATATTCATTTACAACCTGGCTCCCGAAACCGAGGAGGCGGCGTTGTGGCAACTGTTTGGCCCATTCGGGGCGGTGCAATCGGTGAAGATTGTCAAGGATCCCACAACGAATCAATGCAAAGGCTACGGCTTTGTCTCGATGACGAATTACGACGAGGCGGCCATGGCCATAAGGGCACTTAACGGCTATACCATGGGCAATCGTGTGCTGCAGGTCAGCTTTAAGACCAACAAGGCAAAGTAA
- the LOC132798092 gene encoding vacuole membrane protein 1 codes for MSQHSKKDTASHANSTRQRKQDDTNSSSSNSNNKSQKKQPPNGSTKSGSSSSNSNSNTSFTTISSSSSNNSSATATTAAAHTKCGNNSKMQLSKKDKQQKDKERNERAQLVLWRRPLQTSKYCALELIALLRTWSSRLMQQRGLLAVLIVLGIVFSIIYKIDGPHQMIIELVRRNTWFFVYWIGLGVLSSVGLGTGLHTFLLYLGPHIASVTLAAYECNSLNFPKPPYPDDIICPEEPYVKRVPDIWSIMTKVRLEAFLWGAGTALGELPPYFMAKAARLSGYDPDDADELAEFEALNAKRHQKNLSLMDKGKLFMERVVERVGFFGILACASIPNPLFDLAGITCGHFLVPFWTFFGATLIGKAIIKMHIQKVFVIIAFNESLIERAVDLLASLPIFGRKLQQPFKGFLENQKQRLHRRGAGASGGDSGNLLSKIFETFVIGMVCYFVVSIVNSLAQSYHKRLHKKTRSNSTSTSSASQATPTTGLKKHAKQKALRD; via the exons ATGTCACAACACAGCAAAAAGGACACAGCCAGCCATGCGAATAGCACACGCCAACGCAAACAGGACgacacaaacagcagcagcagcaacagcaacaacaagagccaAAAGAAACAGCCGCCCAATGGCAGCACTAAAAGcggcagcagtagcagcaactccaacagcaacacctcatttacaacaattagtagcagtagcagcaacaacagctcagcgacagcgacgacagCAGCGGCACACACAAAGTGtggcaacaatagcaaaaTGCAGTTAAGCAAAAAGGATAAACAGCAAAAAGACAAAGAGCGCAACGAGCGTGCACAGCTGGTGCTCTGGCGTCGTCCACTGCAGACGTCCAAATACTGTGCTCTTGAACTGATTGCATTGCTGCGCACCTGGAGCAGCAG ATTAATGCAGCAACGCGGCCTGTTGGCTGTTTTAATAGTATTAGGCATTGTATTTAGCATAATTTACAAGATCGATGGACCGCATCAAATGATCATTGAGCTGGTGCGTCGCAACACCTGGTTCTTTGTCTACTGGATTGGCCTCGGCGTTCTCTCATCCGTTGGCCTCGGCACCGGCCTCCATACGTTTCTGCTCTACTTGGGTCCGCACATAGCCAGCGTCACATTGGCCGCCTACGAATGCAATTCCCTAAACTTTCCCAAGCCGCCCTATCCCGACGA CATCATTTGTCCGGAGGAACCGTATGTGAAGCGTGTGCCCGATATCTGGTCCATTATGACCAAGGTGCGTCTGGAGGCATTCCTTTGGGGCGCTGGCACTGCGCTCGGCGAACTTCCTCCCTATTTTATGGCCAAGGCGGCACGTCTCTCCGGCTACGATCCGGACGATGCCGATGAGCTGGCCGAGTTTGAAGCCCTGAATGCGAAGCGACACCAGAAGAACCTCAGTCTCATGGACAAGGGCAAACTGTTCATGGAGCGTGTGGTCGAGCGCGTTGGCTTCTTTGGCATCTTGGCTTGTGCAAGC ATTCCCAATCCGTTGTTCGATTTGGCTGGCATCACGTGTGGCCATTTTTTGGTGCCATTCTGGACATTCTTTGGCGCCACGCTCATTGGCAAGGCCATCATCAAGATGCACATACAGAAGGTCTTTGTGATTATTGCGTTCAATGAGTCTCTGATCGAGCGCGCCGTCGATCTTTTGGCCTCGCTGCCAATCTTTGGCCggaagctgcagcagccgttTAAGGGATTCCTCGAGAACCAGAAGCAGCGATTGCATCGACGCGGCGCTGGCGCTAGCGGTGGTGACTCCGGCAATCTGTTGTCCAAGATCTTTGAGACATTTGTGATTGGCATGGTTTGCTATTTCGTTGTATCAATTGTCAATTCGCTGGCGCAAAGCTATCACAAGCGGCTGCACAAGAAGACGCGCAGCAACTCGACGTCAACATCGTCTGCCTCCCAAGCCACGCCCACCACCGGCTTGAAGAAGCATGCCAAACAAAAAGCGCTCCGCGATTAA
- the LOC132798062 gene encoding protein elav isoform X1 → MDFMMANTGAAGVDTQAQLMQSAAAAAAVAATNAAAPVQSAAAVAAAAQLQQQQQQVQQAILQVQQQQTQQAVAAAAAAVTQQLQQAQVAQQAVVQQQQQQQQQQVVQQQQQQVQQQQQQVQQQQQQQVQQQQQQVQQAVVAVQQQQQQQQQQQQQQQVQSNTNGNAGGAQNGSNGSTETRTNLIVNYLPQTMTEDEIRSLFSSVGEIESVKLIRDKSQVYIDPLNPQAPSKGQSLGYGFVNYVRPQDAEQAVNVLNGLRLQNKTIKVSFARPSSDAIKGANLYVSGLPKTMTQQELEAIFAPFGAIITSRILQNAGNDTQTKGVGFIRFDKREEATRAIIALNGTTPSSCTDPIVVKFSNTPGSTSKIIQPQLPAFLNPQLVRRIGGAMHTPVNKGLARFSPMAGDMLDVMLPNGLGAAAAAATTLASGPGGAYPIFIYNLAPETEEAALWQLFGPFGAVQSVKIVKDPTTNQCKGYGFVSMTNYDEAAMAIRALNGYTMGNRVLQVSFKTNKAK, encoded by the exons A TGGACTTTATGATGGCAAATACAGGCGCCGCCGGCGTGGACACACAAGCCCAGCTAATGCAGAGTGCAGCGGCCGCTGCGGCGGTGGCAGCCACAAATGCCGCCGCGCCGGTTCAAAGTgcagcagcggtggcagcagcggcacaattgcaacagcagcagcaacaggtgCAACAGGCGATAttgcaagtgcagcagcagcagacacagCAAGcggttgccgctgccgccgctgcgGTGAcgcaacaattgcagcaggCGCAAGTGGCGCAGCAGGCGGtggtacaacaacaacaacagcaacagcagcagcaagtcgtgcagcaacagcagcagcaagtgcaacagcagcagcagcaagtgcaacagcagcaacagcagcaagtgcagcagcagcaacagcaagtgcAGCAAGCTGTGGTTGCCgtccagcaacagcagcagcaacagcaacaacagcagcaacagcagcaggtgcAGAGCAACACCAATGGCAACGCTGGCGGGGCACAGAAcggcagcaatggcagcacAGAGACGCGCACAAATCTCATTGTCAACTACTTGCCACAGACGATGACCGAGGACGAGATCCGATCGCTCTTCTCCAGCGTGGGCGAGATCGAGTCGGTGAAACTGATACGCGACAAGTCGCAGGTCTACATTGATCCACTCAATCCCCAAGCGCCCAGCAAGGGCCAGAGTCTCGGCTATGGCTTCGTCAACTATGTGCGTCCCCAGGACGCCGAGCAGGCGGTGAATGTACTCAATGGCCTGCGATTGCAGAACAAAACGATTAAAGTGTCATTTGCCCGACCCTCATCCGATGCCATCAAGGGTGCCAATCTGTATGTGTCTGGGCTGCCCAAAACGATGACCCAGCAGGAGCTGGAGGCGATCTTTGCCCCATTCGGTGCGATCATTACCTCACGCATTCTGCAGAATGCCGGCAACGATACACAAACCAAAGGTGTGGGCTTCATTCGCTTCGACAAGCGGGAGGAGGCCACCAGGGCGATCATTGCGCTGAATGGCACCACACCGAGCAGCTGCACTGATCCCATTGTTGTTAAGTTCTCGAATACGCCCGGCAGCACCAGCAAGATCATCCAGCCGCAATTGCCCGCTTTCCTCAATCCGCAACTTGTGCGACGCATTGGCGGCGCCATGCACACGCCTGTGAATAAAGGACTCGCCCGCTTCTCGCCCATGGCCGGCGACATGCTTGACGTGATGCTGCCCAATGGCCTGGGCGCAgctgcggcggcggcaacaACGCTCGCCAGCGGACCTGGCGGAGCGTATCCCATATTCATTTACAACCTGGCTCCCGAAACCGAGGAGGCGGCGTTGTGGCAACTGTTTGGCCCATTCGGGGCGGTGCAATCGGTGAAGATTGTCAAGGATCCCACAACGAATCAATGCAAAGGCTACGGCTTTGTCTCGATGACGAATTACGACGAGGCGGCCATGGCCATAAGGGCACTTAACGGCTATACCATGGGCAATCGTGTGCTGCAGGTCAGCTTTAAGACCAACAAGGCAAAGTAA
- the LOC132798066 gene encoding LOW QUALITY PROTEIN: helicase SRCAP (The sequence of the model RefSeq protein was modified relative to this genomic sequence to represent the inferred CDS: deleted 2 bases in 2 codons) — protein sequence MAFASKCAFVVVTSLLALLLTTPDVVDARRAQGNSQRKTPSSGRVTQPPPPQYSNNADLTKLSYSNNYNAQPNRPTATQTHSANSPVSGNNNNNNQNGSPIGWNVPQQQGQSHQPVPAPAYQAPNYGAAHNNPPTMPPSSPVRIMDSNMRAYHKVLPIISPISCPPGATFYPSAGHMPNTGYHPVAAQPPPPGATYYQAGAALPPGATLYAQPPQQSGSSGPGFLTGALAGAATGAVVTHLLSSSGGSSSHPVAAAPPAPAAGQDRIIIINNGVPVNASDGTTVINAGAAPAAGVPVLPVNGTQMEAMQPAQLAPFAPENATMPMSNTTDPAAAGAVAPASPAPGSIICVPTKVNETDPTDSSKMVEVEKIACYPAPPPPAVAPGSEPAPLAPLGSPPAAMSPPLAPLAPITTSQPALLPPDQAAVRSSNSGASSICSSTLHAMWPMFAALAAFVLRFAAAGGN from the exons ATGGCTTTTGCATCGAAGTGCGCATTTGTTGTCGTCACCAGCTTATTGGCATTGCTCTTGACGACGCCTGATGTTGTGGACGCCCGTCGTGCCCAAGGCAATAGTCAGCGCAAGACGCCATCTAGCGGCCGTGTGACTCAGCCACCGCCACCACAGTATAGCAACAATGCTGATCTGACCAAGCTGAGCTACTCCAACAACTACAACGCTCAACCCAATCGACCGACCGCCACGCAAACTCACTCCGCCAACTCGCCCGTctctggcaacaacaacaataataatcagaACGGTTCGCCCATCGGCTGGAATGTGCCACAGCAACAAGGTCAGTCACATCAGCCTGTGCCAGCGCCCGCCTATCAAGCACCCAACTACGGCGCCGCA CACAACAACCCTCCTACCATGCCCCCATCCAGCCCAGTCAGAATCATGGACAGCAATATGCGGGCGTACCACAAGGTGCTACCTATTATCAGCCCAATCAGTTGCCCCCCCGGCGCCACTTTTTATCCATCTGCTGGACATATGCCCAACACTGGCTACCATCcggttgcagct cagcccCCTCCACCAGGTGCCACCTACTATCAGGCAGGCGCGGCGTTGCCACCAGGCGCCACCTTGTATGCACAACCACCTCAGCAATCGGGTTCGTCTGGTCCAGGCTTTC TAACTGGCGCATTGGCTGGCGCTGCCACTGGCGCAGTGGTCACTCATTTGTTGAGCTCCTCTGGCGGCAGTTCGTCCCATCCCGTGGCCGCAGCGCCACCTGCACCCGCAGCTGGCCAGGatcgcatcatcatcattaacaATGGTGTGCCCGTCAATGCCAGCGATGGCACCACGGTCATCAATGCAGgcgcagcaccagcagcaggtGTTCCTGTTCTTCCAGTGAATGGCACTCAAATGGAGGCAATGCAGCCCGCTCAGCTCGCACCATTTGCGCCAGAGAATGCCACCATGCCCATGTCGAATACTACGGATccagcagcagcgggagcGGTAGCACCTGCATCACCGGCACCTGGTAGCATCATCTGTGTGCCAACCAAGGTCAACGAGACGGATCCCACTGACAGCAGCAAAATGGTGGAGGTCGAGAAGATTGCCTGCTATCCGGCACCGCCACCGCCCGCTGTTGCTCCCGGCTCGGAGCCAGCACCCCTTGCGCCCCTTGGCTCGCCACCAGCAGCGATGTCGCCACCGCTGGCACCATTGGCACCGATCACCACCAGCCAGCCAGCGTTGTTGCCACCCGATCAGGCAGCTGTGCGCTCCAGCAACAGCGGAGCCAGCAGCATTTGCAGCAGCACGTTGCACGCCATGTGGCCGATGTTTGCTGCTCTGGCTGCTTTTGTGCTACGCTTTGCCGCAGCAGGTGGCAATTAA
- the LOC132798063 gene encoding endoplasmic reticulum-Golgi intermediate compartment protein 2, whose product MSATLRYRGDKSNLLEFAKNLDAFKKVPEKYTETTEIGGTLSLLSRLLIVYLVYTELRYYWHETDIIYQFEPDMALDEQVQMHVDITVAMPCASLSGVDLMDETQQDVFAYGTLQREGVWWQMSESDRRQFQSMQLTNHYLREEYHSVADILFKDILRERHDLPHSENPQRASHSAAAPPPGALQPQAQQQQPHPHPHPHELPQSESKYDACRLHGTLGINKVAGVLHLVGGAQPVVGLFEDHWMIEFRRMPANFTHRINRLSFGQYSRRIVQPLEGDETVIYEEATTVQYFIKVVPTEIQHTFSTISTFQYAVTENVRKLDSERNSYGSPGIYFKYDWSALKIVVSHDRDYLLTFVIRLCSIISGIIVISGAMNSLLLTLQRRLLQLFAPQLYQRHLNSKQSSALLASSSSSPATSPPSALSVAVALDSSAKVNVPTVPINELLHTANLMANVDISAYLPTTAPGK is encoded by the exons ATGTCGGCAACGCTGCGTTATCGCGGCGATAAAAGCAATTTGCTTGAATTCGCCAAGAATCTGGATGCATTTAAAAAGGTGCCAGAGAAGTACACGGAGACCACTGAGATCGGCGGCACAC TGTCGCTGCTGAGCCGCCTGCTTATCGTGTATCTGGTGTACACGGAATTGCGTTATTATTGGCATGAGACGGACATTATCTATCAATTTGAGCCAGACATGGCGCTTGATGAGCAGGTGCAGATGCATGTGGACATCACGGTGGCCATGCCCTGTGCCTCGCTCTCCGGCGTCGATCTGATGGACGAGACGCAGCAGGATGTGTTTGCGTATGGGACGCTGCAACGCGAGGGCGTCTGGTGGCAAATGTCCGAGTCTGATCGACGGCAGTTCCAATCAATGCAGCTGACCAATCATTATCTGCGCGAGGAATACCATTCGGTGGCGGACATCCTGTTCAAAGACATACTGCGCGAGCGACACGATTTGCCGCACAGTGAGAATCCGCAGCGTGCCTCACACTCGGCGGCAGCGCCACCACCTGGTGCACTGCAGCCACaggcacaacagcagcaaccccatccacatccacatccgcaCGAGCTGCCGCAGTCAGAGAGCAAGTACGATGCCTGCCGCTTGCACGGCACACTGGGCATTAACAAGGTGGCGGGCGTGCTGCATTTGGTGGGCGGGGCACAGCCTGTAGTGGGCTTGTTCGAGGACCATTGGATGATCGAGTTCCGGCGCATGCCTGCCAACTTTACGCATCGCATCAATCGGCTCAGCTTCGGGCAATACTCGCGGCGCATTGTCCAGCCACTGGAGGGCGATGAGACCGTGATCTACGAGGAGGCCACCACGGTGCAATATTTCATCAAGGTGGTGCCCACGGAGATTCAGCACACGTTCAGCACAATTAGCACATTCCAATACGCTGTCACCGAGAACGTGCGCAAGTTGG ACTCGGAACGGAACTCTTACGGCTCGCCGGGCATTTACTTCAAGTACGATTGGTCCGCCTTGAAGATTGTGGTCAGCCACGATCGCGACTATCTGCTCACCTTTGTCATTCGACTCTGTTCCATTATATCAGGCATCATTGTCATTTCGGGCGCGATGAACTCGCTGCTCCTGACGCTGCAACGTcgcctgctgcagctgtttgCTCCGCAACTGTATCAGCGTCATCTAAATAGCAAGCAGTCATCAGCATTGCTGGCATCGTCCTCCTCATCGCCAGCAACGTCGCCTCCGTCTGCGCTCAGCGTCGCCGTTGCCCTTGACAGCTCAGCAAAGGTAAACGTGCCCACGGTGCCGATCAACGAGCTGCTGCACACTGCGAATCTAATGGCCAATGTGGATATATCCGCTTATCTGCCAACCACTGCGCCAGgcaaataa
- the LOC132798065 gene encoding large ribosomal subunit protein eL22: MAPTAKTNKGDAKAPAAKPAEKKAAPAAAKGKVEKPKAEAAKPAAAAAKNVKKAPEAAKDVKAAAAAKPAAAAKPAAAKPAAKDAPKKAPAAAAAPKKDAKAAPAAAKKPATTPAAAPPAKKAAPAAAKAAAPAAAAVAAPATAAAAKPAAKPAAAKPKAKAAAPAPSKVTKKNVLRGKGQKKKKVSLRFTIDCTNIAEDNIMDVADFEKYVKARLKVNGKVNNLGNNVTFERSKMKLIVNSDVHFSKPYLKYLTKKYLKKNSLRDWIRVVANEKDSYELRYFRISSNDDEDDEAE; this comes from the exons ATGGCCCCAACT GCCAAGACCAACAAGGGTGATGCTAAGGCGCCGGCTGCCAAGCCCGCCGAGAAGAAGGCGGCACCAGCCGCAGCCAAGGGCAAAGTTGAGAAGCCCAAGGCTGAGGCTGCTAAGCccgcagctgccgctgccaagAACGTGAAGAAGGCGCCGGAAGCCGCTAAGGACGTTaaggcagcagctgccgcaaagcccgctgctgctgctaaacCCGCAGCCGCTAAGCCAGCTGCTAAGGATGCCCCCAAGAAGGCacccgctgccgctgctgctccCAAGAAGGACGCCAAggctgctccagctgctgctaaGAAGCCCGCCACCACCCCAGCTGCTGCCCCTCCAGCAAAGAAGGCTGCACCAGCTGCCGCCAAGGCTGCTGCtcccgctgctgccgccgtcgCTGCTCCAGCTACAGCGGCTGCTGCCAAGCCCGCCGCCAAACCAGCGGCTGCTAAGCCCAAGGCAAAGGCTGCTGCTCCAGCGCCCAGCAAGGTGACGAAGAAGAACGTGCTGCGCGGCAAGggacagaagaagaagaaggtgTCGCTGCGTTTCACCATCGACTGCACCAACATTGCTGAGGACAACATCATGGATGTGGCCGATTTC GAGAAATATGTGAAGGCTCGCCTTAAGGTCAACGGCAAGGTGAACAACTTGGGCAACAACGTCACCTTTGAGCGCTCCAAGATGAAGTTGATCGTCAATTCCGATGTCCACTTCTCTAAGCCCTACCTCAAGTACTTGACCAAGAAGTACCTGAAGAAGAACAGTCTGCGTGATTGGATCCGTGTTGTGGCCAATGAGAAGGACTCATACGAGCTGCGCTACTTCAGAATTAGCTCCAacgacgatgaggatgatgaaGCCGAGTAA
- the LOC132798093 gene encoding gamma-aminobutyric acid receptor-associated protein, producing MKFQYKEEHAFEKRRAEGDKIRRKYPDRVPVIVEKAPKARIGDLDKKKYLVPSDLTVGQFYFLIRKRIHLRPEDALFFFVNNVIPPTSATMGSLYQEHHEEDYFLYIAYSDENVYGMDK from the exons ATGAAGTTTCAATACAAAGAGGAGCATGCATTTGAAAAGCGCCGCGCCGAAGGCGACAAGATCCGCCGTAAATATCCTGACCGTGTGCCT GTGATTGTTGAGAAGGCACCAAAGGCGCGCATCGGTGATTTGGACAAAAAGAAGTATTTGGTGCCATCGGATTTGACTGTCGGCCAATTCTATTTCCTCATCCGCAAACGCATTCACCTGCGTCCCGAGGATgcactcttcttcttcgtgAACAATGTCATTCCCCCAACATCTGCAACCATGGGCTCCCTTTACCAG GAACATCACGAGGAGGATTATTTTCTGTACATAGCCTACTCCGATGAGAATGTCTACGGCATGGACAAGTAG